A stretch of Aedes aegypti strain LVP_AGWG chromosome 2, AaegL5.0 Primary Assembly, whole genome shotgun sequence DNA encodes these proteins:
- the LOC5574378 gene encoding sodium/hydrogen exchanger 9B2 isoform X1, which translates to MLKKSLKMPGNDDGVISNEPKRRVSIITDPVMESRMGHDNLGFEPNTKRKISQHSSHSEDGPVRRKSNLHHSHNVDSAAVNSYEQRVNGEVNRTKKQSFSEEVLAKINQEYETGQQNAHIEQSWIYSLCMRCRVEYSTPSWEPPGWQKVCPYPLCPPYRQFARIISIILIGLLLWTTAYVIIGDSAAPGGQLFQLAVLTVAANFGGFLISLTTLPRLIGMLLVGLLFQNVGWVNLDGEFTKVTAELRKFALVIILTRAGLEMDPKAFKKVYVTILKLGLIPWTVEFVLIGVLTHYLLDLPWIWAMMLGSIISAVSPAVVVPCLFRLRTKGYGVVKGIPTLIIAVAGIDDAASVAVFGIISSIMFTQQGLAFQIAQAPVCVLGGLGFGIFWGFLCKYVPEKGDAYVVPIRTLMLFGGGLLAVFGSEKIHFEGAGPLGVVFAAFTASCFWCGEGWDLEDNPVSTAFEIFWMIFEPILFGITGASIKIRELDPHMVAIGTGCIYVCIIVRIAVTVGIAFGDKLNVKEKIFVAISWMSKATVQAALGPVALKAVASQHRSEEEKHYAELVKNFCILSIILSAPLGALLISISGTKLLKKTKPMLEPPEGWRRSHRPSLHDISIIDEEEEREDIEGIADEDTAANTLSNAQSASVFTVTKF; encoded by the exons tTTGAAGATGCCAGGGAATGACGATGGCGTCATATCCAACGAACCTAAACGCCGTGTCAGTATAATCACAGATCCTGTTATGGAGAGCAGGATGGGTCACGATAACTTGGGCTTCGAACCAAATACTAAACGAAAAATATCTCAG CATTCCAGTCATTCAGAAGATGGACCAGTGAGACGGAAAAGCAACCTTCATCATTCACACAATGTCGACAGTGCAGCAGTTAACAGCTATG AGCAAAGAGTGAATGGAGAAGTGAACAGAACCAAAAAACAGTCGTTTTCCGAGGAGGTGTTAGCAAAAATCAATCAAGAATATGAAACTGGGCAGCAGAATGCACACATAGAACAGTCATGGATCTATTCGCTGTGCATGCGATGTAGAGTAGAATACAGTACACCATCGTGGGAACCACCTGGATGGCAAAAAGTTTGCCCCTATCCTCTATGCCCACCCTATAGACAATTTGCTAGAATAATTTCCATAATTTTAATTG GATTACTATTATGGACAACCGCGTACGTTATAATTGGAGATTCGGCAGCGCCTGGTGGTCAACTATTCCAATTGGCGGTATTGACTGTAGCAGCTAATTTTGGAGGTTTTCTCATATCACTTACCACATTACCCCGCCTTATCGGAATGCTTTTGGTTGGCCTTTTATTTCAG AATGTTGGATGGGTCAATCTCGATGGTGAATTTACAAAAGTTACTGCTGAACTCAGAAAATTTGCGTTGGTTATTATCCTGACACGAGCTGGGTTGGAAATGGACccaaaagcattcaaaaaagtGTACGTCACCATCTTAAAGTTAGGTCTCATTCCGTGGACTGTAGAGTTCGTATTGATAGGAGTTTTGACGCATTATCTACTCGACCTTCCATGGATTTGGGCCATGATGTTAGGCTCCATCATTTCTGCAGTATCCCCGGCTGTGGTGGTACCTTGCCTCTTCAGACTGAGAACCAAAGGTTATGGTGTCGTCAAAGGAATCCCAACATTGATCATTGCAGTAGCCGGTATTGACGACGCAGCATCAGTAGCAGTGTTTGGCATCATTTCTAGCATTATGTTCACACAACAAGGATTAGCTTTCCAAATTGCCCAAGCTCCGGTTTGCGTTCTTGGAGGTCTTGGATTTGGGATATTTTGGGGCTTCTTATGTAAATACGTCCCGGAAAAAGGAGATGCCTATGTAGTTCCTATACGTACACTTATGTTGTTTGGGGGCGGCTTATTGGCCGTATTCGGAAGTGAAAAAATACACTTTGAAGGGGCTGGTCCTCTTGGTGTTGTGTTTGCCGCATTCACAGCTTCGTGCTTTTGGTGCGGAGAAGGATGGGATCTTGAAGATAATCCAGTTTCAACCGCATTCGAAATATTCTGGATGATATTCGAGCCCATATTGTTTGGAATAACTGGTGCATCTATCAAG ATTCGCGAGCTTGATCCACACATGGTAGCAATCGGAACTGGCTGTATATACGTATGCATTATCGTACGAATCGCTGTGACTGTTGGAATCGCATTCGGCGATAAACTAAACGTAAAAGAAAAG ATATTCGTCGCCATTTCATGGATGTCGAAAGCAACAGTACAGGCCGCTCTTGGCCCTGTCGCATTAAAGGCAGTTGCATCCCAACATCGGTCTGAGGAAGAAAAGCACTATGCAGAATTAGTGAAAAATTTCTGCATTCTTAGCATTATTCTATCCGCTCCTCTAGGAGCCTTGCTGATTTCCATTAGCGGtacaaaattgctgaaaaagaCGAAACCCATGCTGGAACCCCCAGAAG GCTGGCGACGAAGTCATCGACCATCACTACACGACATCAGTATTATCGACGAAGAGGAGGAGCGTGAAGATATTGAGGGTATCGCTGATGAAGATACTGCTGCCAATACGCTATCTAACGCACAATCAGCCTCTGTGTTTACGGTTACAAA GTTCTAG
- the LOC5574378 gene encoding sodium/hydrogen exchanger 9B2 isoform X2 — MPGNDDGVISNEPKRRVSIITDPVMESRMGHDNLGFEPNTKRKISQHSSHSEDGPVRRKSNLHHSHNVDSAAVNSYEQRVNGEVNRTKKQSFSEEVLAKINQEYETGQQNAHIEQSWIYSLCMRCRVEYSTPSWEPPGWQKVCPYPLCPPYRQFARIISIILIGLLLWTTAYVIIGDSAAPGGQLFQLAVLTVAANFGGFLISLTTLPRLIGMLLVGLLFQNVGWVNLDGEFTKVTAELRKFALVIILTRAGLEMDPKAFKKVYVTILKLGLIPWTVEFVLIGVLTHYLLDLPWIWAMMLGSIISAVSPAVVVPCLFRLRTKGYGVVKGIPTLIIAVAGIDDAASVAVFGIISSIMFTQQGLAFQIAQAPVCVLGGLGFGIFWGFLCKYVPEKGDAYVVPIRTLMLFGGGLLAVFGSEKIHFEGAGPLGVVFAAFTASCFWCGEGWDLEDNPVSTAFEIFWMIFEPILFGITGASIKIRELDPHMVAIGTGCIYVCIIVRIAVTVGIAFGDKLNVKEKIFVAISWMSKATVQAALGPVALKAVASQHRSEEEKHYAELVKNFCILSIILSAPLGALLISISGTKLLKKTKPMLEPPEGWRRSHRPSLHDISIIDEEEEREDIEGIADEDTAANTLSNAQSASVFTVTKF, encoded by the exons ATGCCAGGGAATGACGATGGCGTCATATCCAACGAACCTAAACGCCGTGTCAGTATAATCACAGATCCTGTTATGGAGAGCAGGATGGGTCACGATAACTTGGGCTTCGAACCAAATACTAAACGAAAAATATCTCAG CATTCCAGTCATTCAGAAGATGGACCAGTGAGACGGAAAAGCAACCTTCATCATTCACACAATGTCGACAGTGCAGCAGTTAACAGCTATG AGCAAAGAGTGAATGGAGAAGTGAACAGAACCAAAAAACAGTCGTTTTCCGAGGAGGTGTTAGCAAAAATCAATCAAGAATATGAAACTGGGCAGCAGAATGCACACATAGAACAGTCATGGATCTATTCGCTGTGCATGCGATGTAGAGTAGAATACAGTACACCATCGTGGGAACCACCTGGATGGCAAAAAGTTTGCCCCTATCCTCTATGCCCACCCTATAGACAATTTGCTAGAATAATTTCCATAATTTTAATTG GATTACTATTATGGACAACCGCGTACGTTATAATTGGAGATTCGGCAGCGCCTGGTGGTCAACTATTCCAATTGGCGGTATTGACTGTAGCAGCTAATTTTGGAGGTTTTCTCATATCACTTACCACATTACCCCGCCTTATCGGAATGCTTTTGGTTGGCCTTTTATTTCAG AATGTTGGATGGGTCAATCTCGATGGTGAATTTACAAAAGTTACTGCTGAACTCAGAAAATTTGCGTTGGTTATTATCCTGACACGAGCTGGGTTGGAAATGGACccaaaagcattcaaaaaagtGTACGTCACCATCTTAAAGTTAGGTCTCATTCCGTGGACTGTAGAGTTCGTATTGATAGGAGTTTTGACGCATTATCTACTCGACCTTCCATGGATTTGGGCCATGATGTTAGGCTCCATCATTTCTGCAGTATCCCCGGCTGTGGTGGTACCTTGCCTCTTCAGACTGAGAACCAAAGGTTATGGTGTCGTCAAAGGAATCCCAACATTGATCATTGCAGTAGCCGGTATTGACGACGCAGCATCAGTAGCAGTGTTTGGCATCATTTCTAGCATTATGTTCACACAACAAGGATTAGCTTTCCAAATTGCCCAAGCTCCGGTTTGCGTTCTTGGAGGTCTTGGATTTGGGATATTTTGGGGCTTCTTATGTAAATACGTCCCGGAAAAAGGAGATGCCTATGTAGTTCCTATACGTACACTTATGTTGTTTGGGGGCGGCTTATTGGCCGTATTCGGAAGTGAAAAAATACACTTTGAAGGGGCTGGTCCTCTTGGTGTTGTGTTTGCCGCATTCACAGCTTCGTGCTTTTGGTGCGGAGAAGGATGGGATCTTGAAGATAATCCAGTTTCAACCGCATTCGAAATATTCTGGATGATATTCGAGCCCATATTGTTTGGAATAACTGGTGCATCTATCAAG ATTCGCGAGCTTGATCCACACATGGTAGCAATCGGAACTGGCTGTATATACGTATGCATTATCGTACGAATCGCTGTGACTGTTGGAATCGCATTCGGCGATAAACTAAACGTAAAAGAAAAG ATATTCGTCGCCATTTCATGGATGTCGAAAGCAACAGTACAGGCCGCTCTTGGCCCTGTCGCATTAAAGGCAGTTGCATCCCAACATCGGTCTGAGGAAGAAAAGCACTATGCAGAATTAGTGAAAAATTTCTGCATTCTTAGCATTATTCTATCCGCTCCTCTAGGAGCCTTGCTGATTTCCATTAGCGGtacaaaattgctgaaaaagaCGAAACCCATGCTGGAACCCCCAGAAG GCTGGCGACGAAGTCATCGACCATCACTACACGACATCAGTATTATCGACGAAGAGGAGGAGCGTGAAGATATTGAGGGTATCGCTGATGAAGATACTGCTGCCAATACGCTATCTAACGCACAATCAGCCTCTGTGTTTACGGTTACAAA GTTCTAG